Genomic window (Roseofilum reptotaenium CS-1145):
AGTTAAGACAAGAATAACTAAAAATCTAGTGGAGGCAGTGAACCTGGATGTACATTTGTATTTGTCATGCAGTTACGGACCGTGATATTCATAAGGCGGTCGCCCAAGGAGCTTGTTCTATCGATCTAGTCTGCGATCGCCTGAACGTGTCTAGTAGTTGTGGACGCTGTTGGGAACATGCCCAGCAAGTTGTCCAAGACGCGCTCTCTGAAAACCAAGCACCGATAGAAATTGGCTCAATTGCTCGTAAAACTCAAGAGCGTTATGATGATCGCCGTAAAGCTTCTTAAGAGCCACTCACAATTTGTTGAGTTATACTCTTAATAAGAAAATACTTTTAAATCCGCCTATTGAGTAACAGTAACTATCCAAGGTTGGAATAACTCTACCCATTGGGAGTGACTGACAACGAGGGTGGGATAGGGACAATGATGATAATCTTCACCCGATATGAGGGGAAAAGGAGCCGCATCGGTGAGGGGAACCCAGACTACACCAGCAGCATGGGATATTACCCAAACTGCGGCAATATCCCAGATTTTCGGGGTCGCTTCTATCCCCCCGATGGCAATTCCGGCAGAAACGGTGAGTATACTGTAGGTCGCTACACCAAGCATCCGAATTTTACAAGGAAAAGGAGCGGAATCGGCCTGCAAAACCGAGGTCGTGCGAGCGCCAAGATTGCAAAGGTTAAAGAAATGATTTTGACTGGGCTGATCGGACGTTGGGGTAATGGGGCGATCGTTCAAGAACGCCCCGACAGGATGACCTTCCAGCTCTGGGGGAGCATTCCAAAACCCATAAAAGGAGTGACGAATGGGGGGAAAATAGACATAGCCAAATACGGGAGTGCCTTGATAGAGTAAGGCCATAGAAATTCCCCACAGGGGAACGCCACGCGTAAAATTGGTTGTACCATCAATGGGGTCAATAATCCAACACCAAGGAGTATCGGGAAAATGTTTGGCTGTTTCTTCTGTTAATACTCCATGATCGGGAAATTGGGCTAAAATTCGTTCTTGTAGTTGGCGATCGGCCCATTGATCTGCCTGCGTTACCAAAGAACCATCGTCTTTTTCGAGTCCCTGCACCTGACCAAACTGCTTGAGAAGTTCTTCTCCAACCTCCTCGGTCGTCACTTTCACAAACTCCAAAACTTGTTTC
Coding sequences:
- a CDS encoding inositol monophosphatase family protein — translated: MNYPLWKQVLEFVKVTTEEVGEELLKQFGQVQGLEKDDGSLVTQADQWADRQLQERILAQFPDHGVLTEETAKHFPDTPWCWIIDPIDGTTNFTRGVPLWGISMALLYQGTPVFGYVYFPPIRHSFYGFWNAPPELEGHPVGAFLNDRPITPTSDQPSQNHFFNLCNLGARTTSVLQADSAPFPCKIRMLGVATYSILTVSAGIAIGGIEATPKIWDIAAVWVISHAAGVVWVPLTDAAPFPLISGEDYHHCPYPTLVVSHSQWVELFQPWIVTVTQ
- a CDS encoding (2Fe-2S)-binding protein, with the protein product MYICICHAVTDRDIHKAVAQGACSIDLVCDRLNVSSSCGRCWEHAQQVVQDALSENQAPIEIGSIARKTQERYDDRRKAS